The Micromonospora violae DNA segment TGCGGGTGAGCGTCAGCGTCGACGGGCCCCGGGCCCGCAACGGGGACCGGGTCAACCGGGCCGGTCAGCCGGCGTACGACCGGATCGTGCACGGCATCGCGGCGCTGCGCCGGCGTGGTCTGCCCTTCTCCGCGTTGGCCGTGGTGTCCCGACCGGAGCCGGGGCTCGCCACCGAGCTGTACGACTACTTCCTCGAGTTGGGCTGTGACGTCCTGGGCATCAACATCGAGGAGACCGAGGGGGTCAACACCCGCGACAACCGCCACGACCCGTCGGCGGTGTCCGCGTTCTGGGCGGAGTTGGTCGGGGCGTGGCGTCGGGAGCCCCGGATCCACCTCCGCGAGATCGAGTGGTCGTTGCGCTATGCCGCGGCGGTGCTCGACAACTCGGCGGACGGGGTGCTGCCCCGCCACCTGGACCCGATTCCGACGATCGGTCACGACGGCTCGGTGATCGTGCTCTCCCCGGAGCTGGCCGGCTTCACCGACCCCCATTACGGCGACTTCAGCAGCGGCAACGTGCTGACGACCCCGTTGGCGCAGATCCTCGGCACCGCGGCGGCGACGCCGTGGGTGGGGGAGTTCCTGGCCGGGGTGGAGGCGTGTCGGGCGTCCTGCCCGTACTTCGGCTTCTGCGGCGGTGGCCATGCCGCCAACCGCTACTTCGAGCTGGGGCGTTTCGACGGTACCGAGACCGAGCACTGCCGCAACAGCAAGATCCGCCTATTGGAGGGAGTGTTGGAGCATGCCCGAGACCACCAGTCACCGGCGGCCTGAGCGCGAAGCGGACGACGGAGTCACCGAACGGGTGCGGGACGCGGGTCCCGCGCTCGTCGCCCTGCTCCAGGAGGCCGAGGACGCACGGCGGCTGCGTTCGGAGGTGTCGGGCGGGGACGGCTCCAGCGCGGTCTGCGCGTGGAACCACTTCGAGAACATCCCGACGTTCTACAACTGGAACAACCGCCCGCGCTGAGGTAGCCGTGGTCAGGGGCCTGTCGAGCGGCCGGAGTGACTCCGGTCGGGCAGGCCCCTGATCGTCGGCGACTGCACCTGCACGGGACGTGCGTGAGCACGCGGAGGTTACCGCGTGCTCAGTTGCGTCGAGAGGTCAGCGGGTCGGACGGACCCAGGGATCCGGATCGTCGTCCGCGTGATCCTCATCATCGTCGTCGACGAACTCTTTAGAGTCGTCGTCGAAGTGGTGCTCAGACTTACCAGCACCCGCCAGTTCGCGCTGCAAGGCGGTGAGGTCGGTGTTCGGGGAGTGGTACTTCAACTCCCGCGCCACCTTCGTCTGCTTGGCCTTAGCACGGCCGCGCCCCATGGCTCGACCCCCTCGCACAGAATGCGGGGCAGCCCGAAGGCGGGCCCCGATGACG contains these protein-coding regions:
- the amcB gene encoding cyclophane-forming radical SAM peptide maturase AmcB: MRGLAAVPSYVVMQPTTLCNLDCAYCYLPFRATDRRMPVAVAEAVAVAVKPWAANGRFSVVWHGGEPLAAGREHLADLMAPFGPEVEHHVQTNATLIDDDWCDFFVRHRMRVSVSVDGPRARNGDRVNRAGQPAYDRIVHGIAALRRRGLPFSALAVVSRPEPGLATELYDYFLELGCDVLGINIEETEGVNTRDNRHDPSAVSAFWAELVGAWRREPRIHLREIEWSLRYAAAVLDNSADGVLPRHLDPIPTIGHDGSVIVLSPELAGFTDPHYGDFSSGNVLTTPLAQILGTAAATPWVGEFLAGVEACRASCPYFGFCGGGHAANRYFELGRFDGTETEHCRNSKIRLLEGVLEHARDHQSPAA
- the amcA gene encoding multiple cyclophane-containing RiPP AmcA, yielding MPETTSHRRPEREADDGVTERVRDAGPALVALLQEAEDARRLRSEVSGGDGSSAVCAWNHFENIPTFYNWNNRPR
- a CDS encoding DUF3073 domain-containing protein, producing the protein MGRGRAKAKQTKVARELKYHSPNTDLTALQRELAGAGKSEHHFDDDSKEFVDDDDEDHADDDPDPWVRPTR